A part of Drosophila ananassae strain 14024-0371.13 chromosome 2R, ASM1763931v2, whole genome shotgun sequence genomic DNA contains:
- the LOC6506296 gene encoding organic solute transporter alpha-like protein — MNASEDNQLMEPSELSSQDSNSENNLTISLRAIPSVAEYYENMTAFVSLAIFVASLLTILNICIFSTTVSRMCRHLSKPLLQPSIMMVALYPIISVAALVTILVPYSWFMCHTVMHLMFMVGGPVFRTLLFRYVVSEQNYVKETGGEAVQLNTPPCCCCCFCLPMVVPTKAKLCISRYMVWQMPFWQGSIMLVMNILYYRDINLYHQVMYFFIPFIVCSIVMGAWSLQITVRMITKLRGDYQLRKKMFCLQLVVMLCKLQYLLLYDQLDGIPMGGEYPINHTVYKQTIINILILVEMVLVSMMVQSAYRTPIQVQVDEVNKEKEITRI; from the exons ATGAATGCAAGTGAGGATAATCAATTGATGGAGCCTTCAGAGCTCTCATCACAGGATTCCAATTCGGAGAACAATCTCACAATAAGCCTACGAGCTATTCCCTCGGTGGCCGAGTATTATGAAA ACATGACTGCCTTTGTCAGCTTGGCCATTTTTGTGGCCAGTTTGCTGACCATCCTGAACATCTGCATCTTCTCCACCACCGTCTCGAGGATGTGCCGCCACTTGAGCAAACCTCTCCTGCAGCCCTCGATCATGATGGTCGCCCTGTATCCCATTATCTCGGTGGCAGCCCTGGTGACCATCCTGGTGCCCTACTCCTGGTTCATGTGCCACACGGTGATGCATTTGATGTTCATGGTCGGCGGACCCGTGTTCCGTACACTCCTCTTCCGCTACGTGGTCTCCGAGCAGAATTACGTTAAGGAGACGGGCGGAGAGGCGGTCCAGCTGAACACGCCcccttgttgctgctgctgcttctgtctGCCGATGGTAGTGCCCACGAAGGCGAAGCTTTGCATCTCCCGATACATGGTCTGGCAGATGCCCTTCTGGCAGGGCTCCATTATGCTGGTGATGAACATCCTCTACTACCGGGACATCAATTTGTACCACCAGGTGATGTACTTCTTCATACCCTTCATCGTCTGTTCGATTGTGATGGGGGCGTGGTCGCTTCAAATCACGGTTCGGATGATCACCAAGCTCAGGGGAGACTACCAGCTGCGGAAGAAGATGTTCTGCCTCCAGTTGGTGGTGATGCTGTGCAAGCTGCAGTACTTGCTCCTTTATGATCAGTTGGATGGAATCCCCATGGGCGGGGAGTATCCCATCAACCACACAGTCTACAAACAGA CCATCATTAATATCCTTATTTTGGTGGAAATGGTATTGGTGTCCATGATGGTCCAAAGCGCCTACCGCACACCCATTCAGGTCCAGGTCGACGAGGTCAACAAGGAGAAGGAGATAACTCGTATCTGA
- the LOC6506297 gene encoding uncharacterized protein LOC6506297, which translates to MALLLHLLLHCTTTLLIANALVLTGDEAKSKGGFPIPLGDDVDGVELPLEVEQEVVASSQHSMPPAWLFDAPPAPPPPPPSSSKHRSGNHKTILKHPASTNGFHKLSSHGHRSCSVEIVNQVPGICQSMPMGSACVTDDYMVIYTDANCSAQ; encoded by the coding sequence ATGGCCTTACTGTTGCATTTGCTGCTCCACTGCACCACCACCCTGCTGATTGCCAACGCCCTCGTGCTCACCGGAGATGAGGCCAAGTCCAAGGGGGGATTCCCTATTCCACTGGGCGACGATGTAGATGGCGTGGAGTTGCCATTGGAGGTGGAGCAGGAGGTGGTTGCCAGCAGCCAGCACTCGATGCCACCGGCCTGGCTTTTTGATGCTCCACCGGCGCCCCCACCGCCACCACCCTCGTCCTCAAAGCACCGGAGTGGCAACCACAAGACCATCTTAAAGCATCCGGCCAGCACTAATGGATTCCACAAGCTTTCCTCCCACGGACACCGATCCTGCTCCGTGGAGATCGTCAACCAAGTGCCGGGCATCTGCCAATCAATGCCCATGGGCAGTGCCTGCGTCACCGACGACTACATGGTCATCTACACCGATGCCAACTGTTCTGCCCAGTAG
- the LOC6493660 gene encoding glycerophosphocholine phosphodiesterase GPCPD1 → MYRSLVVSNVLKSISILWLLLVLQLLPLCGSFFNESSVFGPEKLQAFKVFDDEQPDQISGRSFICVPLFRIFNLELRHQIRLAPDEYVAVSGDHPALGSWHLDKAVPLKEQDKDRTKWYLRIWICATQRFYYRYLIYSRNAQGKRILRRWEGQKVARMLQAYEMYRSPGLDIFGEAYPTSVGGGFSLERGWLQYEYVIELKFIWQDHFLISGLSSKTKFRLILTPLNLMDDTRIEVSRYSYNHSAFRPQSKQGVRYTQGSIVVFRIYQPLETYNAFRLSIYQGSKDFRLSVGEAYMFPEQFKGSRGILQIPILASLQTISIGELTLPYLVVHPMPKVEAGNLRASFHQYWPDNWPTLDVGHRGMGASYFQSSTSLTENTIESFLAVEKAKGDMVQLDVQLTKDYVPVIWHGFGFYTSGKDQQIRDRFDLRYVLIRELNYSELKASRVFILKRWTLQEYTHLNVKDPSQNGKIFPKLSEVYETLPKTLGLIVEIKWPQLMASGVLESSQTLNKNVYVDKIIQTTIQYGCGRPLIFASFDADVCTMLRLKQHVFPVILMSIGDSRIWDPYMDLRAQSFQEAVNFAQSAEILGSAMHIENFQSKHQLVNLGLDLHQAVFLWGNHLQDEQLLEEFRVLDVTGLIYDHMDKVGPASWKRSVFFRAPQLLELFGGQCVVSGNSTSIPGAKPVKPTIWPKLR, encoded by the coding sequence ATGTATCGATCTCTCGTTGTCTCGAATGTGTTAAAATCAATTAGCATACTGTggttgctgctggtgctgcagcTTCTGCCACTTTGTGGATCTTTTTTCAATGAATCGTCTGTTTTCGGCCCGGAGAAGCTGCAGGCCTTCAAAGTCTTCGACGACGAACAACCGGACCAGATCTCTGGTCGCAGTTTCATATGTGTTCCCTTGTTTCGGATCTTCAACCTGGAGCTGAGGCATCAAATTCGGCTGGCGCCGGATGAGTATGTGGCTGTCAGTGGCGATCATCCGGCTCTGGGCTCCTGGCATCTGGACAAGGCGGTGCCCCTCAAGGAGCAGGACAAAGATCGCACGAAATGGTATCTTCGGATCTGGATATGTGCCACCCAGCGTTTCTACTACCGGTACTTGATCTATTCCAGAAACGCTCAGGGAAAGCGTATCCTGCGCAGATGGGAGGGCCAGAAAGTGGCCAGGATGCTGCAGGCCTACGAGATGTATCGGTCTCCCGGGCTGGACATCTTTGGAGAAGCCTATCCCACTTCAGTGGGTGGAGGTTTTAGCCTGGAGAGAGGCTGGCTTCAGTACGAGTATGTCATCGAGTTGAAGTTCATCTGGCAGGATCACTTTTTAATATCCGGTCTATCCAGTAAAACGAAGTTCCGACTGATCCTAACGCCCCTGAATTTAATGGATGATACTCGAATAGAGGTTTCTAGATATTCGTACAACCACTCAGCGTTCCGTCCCCAGAGTAAACAAGGAGTTAGATACACCCAAGGATCTATTGTAGTTTTTCGAATATATCAACCTTTGGAAACCTACAATGCTTTCCGGCTCTCCATTTACCAAGGATCCAAGGACTTTAGGCTAAGTGTGGGAGAAGCCTACATGTTCCCCGAACAATTTAAAGGAAGTCGGGGCATTCTACAGATCCCCATTCTGGCCAGCCTGCAAACCATTTCCATTGGAGAGCTAACCCTGCCCTACTTGGTGGTGCACCCCATGCCCAAGGTAGAGGCTGGAAACCTAAGAGCGAGTTTCCATCAGTATTGGCCGGATAATTGGCCCACGTTGGATGTGGGCCACCGCGGCATGGGTGCCAGTTACTTCCAATCTTCAACTAGTCTCACAGAAAACACGATCGAGAGTTTCTTGGCAGTGGAGAAAGCCAAAGGCGATATGGTACAATTGGATGTTCAACTGACCAAGGACTATGTTCCAGTGATTTGGCACGGCTTCGGATTCTATACCTCCGGCAAGGACCAACAGATAAGAGATCGTTTTGATCTCAGGTATGTCTTGATAAGGGAGCTCAACTATTCAGAGCTGAAAGCCAGTAGGGTTTTCATACTGAAACGTTGGACGCTGCAGGAGTACACCCATCTTAATGTCAAAGATCCAAGTCAGAACGGAAAAATCTTCCCCAAACTCTCTGAGGTTTACGAGACTCTCCCAAAAACCTTGGGTCTCATAGTGGAAATTAAGTGGCCCCAACTAATGGCCTCTGGAGTACTGGAGTCCAGCCAGACCCTAAATAAAAACGTCTACGTGGACAAGATCATACAGACTACTATCCAGTATGGTTGTGGTCGTCCCCTGATCTTCGCCAGCTTCGATGCGGATGTATGTACCATGTTGCGCCTCAAACAACACGTTTTTCCCGTAATCCTGATGAGCATCGGCGATTCCCGTATCTGGGATCCTTATATGGATCTGAGAGCCCAAAGTTTCCAGGAGGCTGTAAACTTTGCTCAATCGGCAGAAATCTTGGGGTCTGCCATGCACATCGAGAACTTTCAAAGCAAACATCAGCTGGTGAACCTCGGATTGGATCTCCATCAGGCTGTATTTTTGTGGGGCAACCATTTGCAGGATGAGCAACTTTTGGAGGAGTTTCGGGTCTTGGATGTCACGGGCCTAATATACGATCACATGGATAAAGTGGGGCCCGCCAGTTGGAAGCGATCTGTCTTTTTCAGAGCCCCCCAGCTCTTGGAGTTATTTGGAGGTCAGTGCGTGGTTAGCGGGAATTCCACGAGTATTCCGGGTGCGAAGCCAGTTAAACCTACTATTTGGCCGAAGTTGAGATAG
- the LOC6493659 gene encoding uncharacterized protein LOC6493659 isoform X2, with translation MRLNMAKCECHLLVIWLLGLALSLDGDNTYPATWKCLYKDFPVDVEKMKGAWWVYACNPMRSRECYFKEHLYWTRITMTDYISHAVELHCSMPWMRQRMMIYTRAKEPTNETLTAIQSYLRTVLLTFRNFTIRKKPKDCEKDQVRQMQRWHVPKYMSQDFHPHYIKPLVVNENI, from the exons ATGCGTCTTAACATGGCCAAGTGCGAATGTCATTTGCTCGTCATCTGGCTTTTAGGGCTAGCCCTGTCCCTTGATGGCGACAACACATATCCTGCGACTTGGAAGTGCTTGTACAAGGATTTTCCAGTGGATGTTGAAAAG ATGAAGGGAGCCTGGTGGGTTTATGCTTGCAATCCGATGAGATCAAGGGAATGTTACTTCAAAGAAC ATCTCTATTGGACCCGAATCACCATGACAGACTACATAAGCCATGCCGTGGAACTGCACTGTTCTATGCCTTGGATGCGACAACGCATGATGATCTATACCAGGGCGAAGGAACCCACCAACGAGACCCTGACAGCTATCCAGTCTTACCTGAGAACCGTTCTACTTACGTTCAGGAACTTTACCATcagaaaaaaaccaaaagactGCGAAAAGGATCAGGTTAGGCAAATGCAGCGTTGGCATGTCCCCAAGTATATGTCCCAGGACTTCCATCCCCATTACATCAAGCCCCTGGTGGTGAACGAAAATATCTGA
- the LOC6493659 gene encoding uncharacterized protein LOC6493659 isoform X1 encodes MRLNMAKCECHLLVIWLLGLALSLDGDNTYPATWKCLYKDFPVDVEKMKGAWWVYACNPMRSRECYFKELDLYWTRITMTDYISHAVELHCSMPWMRQRMMIYTRAKEPTNETLTAIQSYLRTVLLTFRNFTIRKKPKDCEKDQVRQMQRWHVPKYMSQDFHPHYIKPLVVNENI; translated from the exons ATGCGTCTTAACATGGCCAAGTGCGAATGTCATTTGCTCGTCATCTGGCTTTTAGGGCTAGCCCTGTCCCTTGATGGCGACAACACATATCCTGCGACTTGGAAGTGCTTGTACAAGGATTTTCCAGTGGATGTTGAAAAG ATGAAGGGAGCCTGGTGGGTTTATGCTTGCAATCCGATGAGATCAAGGGAATGTTACTTCAAAGAAC TAGATCTCTATTGGACCCGAATCACCATGACAGACTACATAAGCCATGCCGTGGAACTGCACTGTTCTATGCCTTGGATGCGACAACGCATGATGATCTATACCAGGGCGAAGGAACCCACCAACGAGACCCTGACAGCTATCCAGTCTTACCTGAGAACCGTTCTACTTACGTTCAGGAACTTTACCATcagaaaaaaaccaaaagactGCGAAAAGGATCAGGTTAGGCAAATGCAGCGTTGGCATGTCCCCAAGTATATGTCCCAGGACTTCCATCCCCATTACATCAAGCCCCTGGTGGTGAACGAAAATATCTGA
- the LOC6493658 gene encoding glycerophosphocholine phosphodiesterase GPCPD1 isoform X1: MGSLRLHKLWLLRSYLAPSFGGPGRCRAFGSRCIIISELPCHRNQTALPQKPHQRQKSRKLQLLPCGLHGQCTAYVDGSAISYGTGNELEPAASSSSECKPTLREFNVRLETPLAPEERLGLTGDVKALGEWQLSRCVPLESLDDLNWQATVPLQACRRLDYRYFVYVEDLSGYKQIRRWETHFKPRSLGPCSELQCSQLDVFGITADNIDLKPQVHRGWLNHEVILQLKFNGEKMFQVHDIETFDPQHVQLKIVPVEKTAGLLVEYTKQEYGKSQLEEQPVFGVPYTKNDIIIFHITLPLERIMQQHFRLDCYSMTNELLGSANLVSSEFQGSEGLLHLPIKSAQDASETLARLRLPYVVVQPYRYSPLDFKTTYAHYWPRSWPNLDVGHRGNGKSYIADAPAERENTIASFLSAHEHHADMIELDVHMTADGVPVIYHDFGLRTAPPGKQIRRPEQLEYVLIKDINYGLLKRLRIFSVIAGKVVEYPSHNSETRPEHRIFPTLVEVLEQLPKSLGIDVEIKWPQRRQGGGSEAEQTIDKNFFADKVLHQVIQYGCGRPLIFSSFDADMCTMLRFKQNIFPVMFLTQGETKKWQPFLDLRTRTFLAAVNNAQAFELAGTAPHAEDFLGENAPAMLQKAKDLGQIAVIWGDDCNTKERVQYFTRIGATATCYDRSDLNMPEGKKEAFFKSPSLLAEFAAQCRI, translated from the exons ATGGGTTCACTCCGCTTACACAAGCTCTGGCTATTGCGATCCTATTTAGCGCCCAGTTTTGGGGGGCCCGGCAGGTGTAGGGCATTTGGCAGCCGTTGCATCATCATCAGCGAACTGCCATGCCACCGGAATCAGACAGCTCTGCCGCAGAAACCGCATCAGCGACAAAAGTCGCGAAAATTGCAATTGCTTCCGTGCGGCCTACATGGACAG TGTACCGCCTACGTGGATGGATCCGCCATATCCTATGGCACAGGCAATGAGCTGGAGCCGGCTGCATCCTCCTCGTCCGAATGCAAGCCCACCCTGCGGGAGTTCAATGTGCGATTGGAGACGCCGCTGGCACCGGAGGAGCGACTTGGACTCACCGGCGATGTGAAGGCCTTGGGCGAATGGCAGCTGTCCCGGTGCGTGCCCCTGGAGTCCCTGGACGATCTCAACTGGCAGGCCACAGTGCCCCTGCAGGCGTGCCGCCGTCTGGATTACCGCTACTTTGTCTACGTGGAGGATCTGTCCGGCTACAAGCAAATCCGTCGCTGGGAGACCCACTTCAAGCCCCGCTCCTTGGGGCCCTGCTCCGAGCTGCAGTGCAGCCAACTGGACGTATTTGGCATCACAGCGGATAACATAGATCTGAAGCCGCAAGTGCATCGCGGCTGGCTGAACCATGAGGTCATCCTTCAGCTCAAGTTTAATGGCGAGAAGATGTTCCAAGTGCACGACATCGAGACCTTTGACCCGCAGCATGTCCAGCTGAAGATTGTGCCCGTGGAGAAGACCGCCGGCCTCCTGGTAGAGTACACCAAGCAGGAGTACGGCAAGAGCCAGCTGGAGGAGCAGCCAGTGTTCGGGGTGCCCTACACCAAGAACGACATCATCATCTTTCACATCACCTTGCCGCTGGAGAGGATTATGCAGCAGCACTTCCGCCTGGACTGCTACAGCATGACCAATGAGCTCCTGGGCAGCGCTAACCTGGTCAGCTCCGAGTTCCAGGGCAGCGAGGGACTGCTCCACCTGCCCATCAAGTCAGCCCAGGATGCCAGTGAGACTTTGGCCCGCCTCCGGCTGCCCTATGTCGTGGTCCAGCCCTACCGCTACTCCCCCCTGGACTTCAAGACCACCTACGCCCACTACTGGCCCCGCAGCTGGCCCAATCTCGACGTGGGCCATCGCGGCAACGGCAAGAGCTATATTGCCGATGCCCCAGCCGAGAGGGAGAACACCATCGCCTCCTTCCTTAGTGCCCATGAACACCACGCTGACATGATCGAGTTGGACGTCCACATGACCGCCGACGGAGTGCCGGTTATTTACCACGATTTCGGTCTGCGAACTGCTCCTCCGGGCAAGCAAATCAGACGGCCGGAGCAACTGGAGTACGTTCTGATCAAGGATATCAACTATGGCCTGCTGAAGCGCCTGCGCATCTTCTCCGTGATTGCCGGCAAAGTGGTGGAGTATCCCTCGCACAACTCAGAGACCCGGCCGGAGCACAGGATCTTCCCTACCCTGGTGGAGGTGCTGGAGCAGTTGCCCAAGTCCCTGGGCATCGACGTGGAGATTAAGTGGCCCCAGCGGCGCCAAGGAGGTGGCTCGGAAGCCGAGCAGACAATCGATAAGAACTTCTTTGCCGACAAGGTGCTTCACCAGGTGATCCAGTATGGCTGCGGACGACCCTTGATCTTCTCCAGCTTCGATGCGGATATGTGCACGATGCTGAGGTTCAAGCAGAACATCTTCCCTGTGATGTTCCTCACCCAGGGTGAGACCAAGAAGTGGCAGCCCTTCCTGGACCTCCGGACACGCACCTTCCTGGCGGCCGTCAACAATGCCCAGGCCTTTGAGTTGGCCGGAACGGCGCCGCATGCCGAGGACTTCCTGGGAGAGAACGCCCCCGCGATGCTACAGAAGGCCAAGGATCTGGGACAGATTGCGGTGATCTGGGGCGACGACTGCAACACCAAGGAGCGCGTGCAGTACTTCACCCGGATCGGTGCCACCGCCACCTGCTACGACCGCAGTGATCTCAACATGCCGGAGGGCAAGAAGGAGGCCTTCTTCAAATCACCTTCCCTGTTGGCCGAGTTTGCGGCCCAATGCCGGATCTAA
- the LOC6493658 gene encoding putative glycerophosphocholine phosphodiesterase GPCPD1 homolog 2 isoform X2 gives MSVPMLLTPMEPQSPDDHMQNCTAYVDGSAISYGTGNELEPAASSSSECKPTLREFNVRLETPLAPEERLGLTGDVKALGEWQLSRCVPLESLDDLNWQATVPLQACRRLDYRYFVYVEDLSGYKQIRRWETHFKPRSLGPCSELQCSQLDVFGITADNIDLKPQVHRGWLNHEVILQLKFNGEKMFQVHDIETFDPQHVQLKIVPVEKTAGLLVEYTKQEYGKSQLEEQPVFGVPYTKNDIIIFHITLPLERIMQQHFRLDCYSMTNELLGSANLVSSEFQGSEGLLHLPIKSAQDASETLARLRLPYVVVQPYRYSPLDFKTTYAHYWPRSWPNLDVGHRGNGKSYIADAPAERENTIASFLSAHEHHADMIELDVHMTADGVPVIYHDFGLRTAPPGKQIRRPEQLEYVLIKDINYGLLKRLRIFSVIAGKVVEYPSHNSETRPEHRIFPTLVEVLEQLPKSLGIDVEIKWPQRRQGGGSEAEQTIDKNFFADKVLHQVIQYGCGRPLIFSSFDADMCTMLRFKQNIFPVMFLTQGETKKWQPFLDLRTRTFLAAVNNAQAFELAGTAPHAEDFLGENAPAMLQKAKDLGQIAVIWGDDCNTKERVQYFTRIGATATCYDRSDLNMPEGKKEAFFKSPSLLAEFAAQCRI, from the exons ATGTCTGTGCCAATGTTGCTGACACCGATGGAACCCCAGAGTCCGGATGACCACATGCAAAAT TGTACCGCCTACGTGGATGGATCCGCCATATCCTATGGCACAGGCAATGAGCTGGAGCCGGCTGCATCCTCCTCGTCCGAATGCAAGCCCACCCTGCGGGAGTTCAATGTGCGATTGGAGACGCCGCTGGCACCGGAGGAGCGACTTGGACTCACCGGCGATGTGAAGGCCTTGGGCGAATGGCAGCTGTCCCGGTGCGTGCCCCTGGAGTCCCTGGACGATCTCAACTGGCAGGCCACAGTGCCCCTGCAGGCGTGCCGCCGTCTGGATTACCGCTACTTTGTCTACGTGGAGGATCTGTCCGGCTACAAGCAAATCCGTCGCTGGGAGACCCACTTCAAGCCCCGCTCCTTGGGGCCCTGCTCCGAGCTGCAGTGCAGCCAACTGGACGTATTTGGCATCACAGCGGATAACATAGATCTGAAGCCGCAAGTGCATCGCGGCTGGCTGAACCATGAGGTCATCCTTCAGCTCAAGTTTAATGGCGAGAAGATGTTCCAAGTGCACGACATCGAGACCTTTGACCCGCAGCATGTCCAGCTGAAGATTGTGCCCGTGGAGAAGACCGCCGGCCTCCTGGTAGAGTACACCAAGCAGGAGTACGGCAAGAGCCAGCTGGAGGAGCAGCCAGTGTTCGGGGTGCCCTACACCAAGAACGACATCATCATCTTTCACATCACCTTGCCGCTGGAGAGGATTATGCAGCAGCACTTCCGCCTGGACTGCTACAGCATGACCAATGAGCTCCTGGGCAGCGCTAACCTGGTCAGCTCCGAGTTCCAGGGCAGCGAGGGACTGCTCCACCTGCCCATCAAGTCAGCCCAGGATGCCAGTGAGACTTTGGCCCGCCTCCGGCTGCCCTATGTCGTGGTCCAGCCCTACCGCTACTCCCCCCTGGACTTCAAGACCACCTACGCCCACTACTGGCCCCGCAGCTGGCCCAATCTCGACGTGGGCCATCGCGGCAACGGCAAGAGCTATATTGCCGATGCCCCAGCCGAGAGGGAGAACACCATCGCCTCCTTCCTTAGTGCCCATGAACACCACGCTGACATGATCGAGTTGGACGTCCACATGACCGCCGACGGAGTGCCGGTTATTTACCACGATTTCGGTCTGCGAACTGCTCCTCCGGGCAAGCAAATCAGACGGCCGGAGCAACTGGAGTACGTTCTGATCAAGGATATCAACTATGGCCTGCTGAAGCGCCTGCGCATCTTCTCCGTGATTGCCGGCAAAGTGGTGGAGTATCCCTCGCACAACTCAGAGACCCGGCCGGAGCACAGGATCTTCCCTACCCTGGTGGAGGTGCTGGAGCAGTTGCCCAAGTCCCTGGGCATCGACGTGGAGATTAAGTGGCCCCAGCGGCGCCAAGGAGGTGGCTCGGAAGCCGAGCAGACAATCGATAAGAACTTCTTTGCCGACAAGGTGCTTCACCAGGTGATCCAGTATGGCTGCGGACGACCCTTGATCTTCTCCAGCTTCGATGCGGATATGTGCACGATGCTGAGGTTCAAGCAGAACATCTTCCCTGTGATGTTCCTCACCCAGGGTGAGACCAAGAAGTGGCAGCCCTTCCTGGACCTCCGGACACGCACCTTCCTGGCGGCCGTCAACAATGCCCAGGCCTTTGAGTTGGCCGGAACGGCGCCGCATGCCGAGGACTTCCTGGGAGAGAACGCCCCCGCGATGCTACAGAAGGCCAAGGATCTGGGACAGATTGCGGTGATCTGGGGCGACGACTGCAACACCAAGGAGCGCGTGCAGTACTTCACCCGGATCGGTGCCACCGCCACCTGCTACGACCGCAGTGATCTCAACATGCCGGAGGGCAAGAAGGAGGCCTTCTTCAAATCACCTTCCCTGTTGGCCGAGTTTGCGGCCCAATGCCGGATCTAA
- the LOC6493658 gene encoding putative glycerophosphocholine phosphodiesterase GPCPD1 homolog 2 isoform X3, with protein sequence MPDQCTAYVDGSAISYGTGNELEPAASSSSECKPTLREFNVRLETPLAPEERLGLTGDVKALGEWQLSRCVPLESLDDLNWQATVPLQACRRLDYRYFVYVEDLSGYKQIRRWETHFKPRSLGPCSELQCSQLDVFGITADNIDLKPQVHRGWLNHEVILQLKFNGEKMFQVHDIETFDPQHVQLKIVPVEKTAGLLVEYTKQEYGKSQLEEQPVFGVPYTKNDIIIFHITLPLERIMQQHFRLDCYSMTNELLGSANLVSSEFQGSEGLLHLPIKSAQDASETLARLRLPYVVVQPYRYSPLDFKTTYAHYWPRSWPNLDVGHRGNGKSYIADAPAERENTIASFLSAHEHHADMIELDVHMTADGVPVIYHDFGLRTAPPGKQIRRPEQLEYVLIKDINYGLLKRLRIFSVIAGKVVEYPSHNSETRPEHRIFPTLVEVLEQLPKSLGIDVEIKWPQRRQGGGSEAEQTIDKNFFADKVLHQVIQYGCGRPLIFSSFDADMCTMLRFKQNIFPVMFLTQGETKKWQPFLDLRTRTFLAAVNNAQAFELAGTAPHAEDFLGENAPAMLQKAKDLGQIAVIWGDDCNTKERVQYFTRIGATATCYDRSDLNMPEGKKEAFFKSPSLLAEFAAQCRI encoded by the coding sequence TGTACCGCCTACGTGGATGGATCCGCCATATCCTATGGCACAGGCAATGAGCTGGAGCCGGCTGCATCCTCCTCGTCCGAATGCAAGCCCACCCTGCGGGAGTTCAATGTGCGATTGGAGACGCCGCTGGCACCGGAGGAGCGACTTGGACTCACCGGCGATGTGAAGGCCTTGGGCGAATGGCAGCTGTCCCGGTGCGTGCCCCTGGAGTCCCTGGACGATCTCAACTGGCAGGCCACAGTGCCCCTGCAGGCGTGCCGCCGTCTGGATTACCGCTACTTTGTCTACGTGGAGGATCTGTCCGGCTACAAGCAAATCCGTCGCTGGGAGACCCACTTCAAGCCCCGCTCCTTGGGGCCCTGCTCCGAGCTGCAGTGCAGCCAACTGGACGTATTTGGCATCACAGCGGATAACATAGATCTGAAGCCGCAAGTGCATCGCGGCTGGCTGAACCATGAGGTCATCCTTCAGCTCAAGTTTAATGGCGAGAAGATGTTCCAAGTGCACGACATCGAGACCTTTGACCCGCAGCATGTCCAGCTGAAGATTGTGCCCGTGGAGAAGACCGCCGGCCTCCTGGTAGAGTACACCAAGCAGGAGTACGGCAAGAGCCAGCTGGAGGAGCAGCCAGTGTTCGGGGTGCCCTACACCAAGAACGACATCATCATCTTTCACATCACCTTGCCGCTGGAGAGGATTATGCAGCAGCACTTCCGCCTGGACTGCTACAGCATGACCAATGAGCTCCTGGGCAGCGCTAACCTGGTCAGCTCCGAGTTCCAGGGCAGCGAGGGACTGCTCCACCTGCCCATCAAGTCAGCCCAGGATGCCAGTGAGACTTTGGCCCGCCTCCGGCTGCCCTATGTCGTGGTCCAGCCCTACCGCTACTCCCCCCTGGACTTCAAGACCACCTACGCCCACTACTGGCCCCGCAGCTGGCCCAATCTCGACGTGGGCCATCGCGGCAACGGCAAGAGCTATATTGCCGATGCCCCAGCCGAGAGGGAGAACACCATCGCCTCCTTCCTTAGTGCCCATGAACACCACGCTGACATGATCGAGTTGGACGTCCACATGACCGCCGACGGAGTGCCGGTTATTTACCACGATTTCGGTCTGCGAACTGCTCCTCCGGGCAAGCAAATCAGACGGCCGGAGCAACTGGAGTACGTTCTGATCAAGGATATCAACTATGGCCTGCTGAAGCGCCTGCGCATCTTCTCCGTGATTGCCGGCAAAGTGGTGGAGTATCCCTCGCACAACTCAGAGACCCGGCCGGAGCACAGGATCTTCCCTACCCTGGTGGAGGTGCTGGAGCAGTTGCCCAAGTCCCTGGGCATCGACGTGGAGATTAAGTGGCCCCAGCGGCGCCAAGGAGGTGGCTCGGAAGCCGAGCAGACAATCGATAAGAACTTCTTTGCCGACAAGGTGCTTCACCAGGTGATCCAGTATGGCTGCGGACGACCCTTGATCTTCTCCAGCTTCGATGCGGATATGTGCACGATGCTGAGGTTCAAGCAGAACATCTTCCCTGTGATGTTCCTCACCCAGGGTGAGACCAAGAAGTGGCAGCCCTTCCTGGACCTCCGGACACGCACCTTCCTGGCGGCCGTCAACAATGCCCAGGCCTTTGAGTTGGCCGGAACGGCGCCGCATGCCGAGGACTTCCTGGGAGAGAACGCCCCCGCGATGCTACAGAAGGCCAAGGATCTGGGACAGATTGCGGTGATCTGGGGCGACGACTGCAACACCAAGGAGCGCGTGCAGTACTTCACCCGGATCGGTGCCACCGCCACCTGCTACGACCGCAGTGATCTCAACATGCCGGAGGGCAAGAAGGAGGCCTTCTTCAAATCACCTTCCCTGTTGGCCGAGTTTGCGGCCCAATGCCGGATCTAA